From the genome of Phlebotomus papatasi isolate M1 chromosome 2, Ppap_2.1, whole genome shotgun sequence:
CTAAATGGGGCGTGGCTCAATCTTTAAAGACAAGATTCTTCTACTACTCCTGGTCTCAGTTAAATTTGTTCATGTGAATTGTCCTGAGAGTGCCATATGCCCTCATTATTAAACaattcctatttaaaaaataaaatgtagttAGGTCTAAATCCGAAAGGGGGCGTGGTCTAAGATAATTTTTAGTGGAACTTTCTTCGAGTTTTCTCCGAAAACTAGAAAAACTGGCAACGAATTCGTGTTCAAGCAATAGAATTCCTTAAGATTCCCgatgtttaataaattttagaaaggttataaagatgataaaaaataggaTGCTagatcttttttaccttggaagttGGAAGGtatcgaattttgaaattttgttccATGTTCGCTTACTCCACAAGAAAAAGTtagttcaaaaaataaattttcacgatatttcttttcaatcgtatttaaaaaaaacaattaaaattttaaagtttaaaagttttaactaaaaacttataaaaaagCTAAAAGTATAGAAATTTTCTACAGACGAATCTACAAGaagaaattttgtattaaaccTTTAGTTTTCTTCGTTAAAAGTTCTCCAAAAAATCACacatttacgaaaaataaaataagacacTGGAGTCAGATGAAGAGTTCTAGATTCTAGATAACATCGATCGAGCCTTACTAGGGAAATTTTTCCACAgagaaaaagctaaaatacaagaaaaaaagaataaaaaggcAAGACTAGACGTACCTGGATTGATTTAGGTGGTGCTGGTCTCGGTGGTGGCTGCTTTGACTTCTTTGGTGGCAGAGCCGGAATGGGTGAAGTGGATCTGTACGCGAGCTGTGAACTAGGTGCAATGTTCGTGTGCACATTGCCCCCTCCCGTCGTGGGAGCATGTAGAATGGCAAATGGATCCTCATCAAACTTGTCCTTCGTATCGCTGGACGTTACGTTCGTATCAGCGCTCCCTGAACCCCCAAATGCATCCCCAAAAGCGTCACTATGTGTCTTCGATTGACCATTGAATGGCGTATCGAAGCTGTCATCAAAGCCCGAAGTATCTGCCCATGTGTCAGTTGTTTTGGGCTTGAAAGGATCTgtacacaaaaaaatcactGTAACACTAAAGTTTCTTTCTAAATTTTCAcgataaagtcaaaatttcactGTTGCAAGAAAATTTCCGAGAAGTTTAAAGCCTAATAcgatgaaatttttttaaatgaaaaatagatGAACAATTTTCGAGTactaaaaagcaatttttcactttgaaaatccaaaatttcaatcggtttctttcaaaatttccaaaatttctaaacacaattttcaaaagTGTATTGAATGAAATTTGATGAAAACTTATTCGCCcagattttacaaaatttcactttgaaaatacaaaatttcataaagtttccaatatttcttgaaaatttccaaaatttcgaaacaatttttaaaagtttgatcgatataaaatgataaaaatgtgTCCGAaccaatttttcaaatttttacgttcaaagtacaaaatttcataAGGTTTCcaatatttcctgaaaatttccaaaatttgaaaacataatTTATGGATAAAACATGTCTGAAAACTTATtcatattaattattaaaacttTCACgttcaaaatacaaaatttccaatatttcctgaaaatttccaaaattctgaaaCATACTTTCGAAAAGTGtaacaaatgaaaattgataaaatcttATTAGTACCAATTGCGCAAACTTTCAcgttcaaaatataaaatttcacaaattttccaatatttcctgaaaatttccaaaatttcgaaacgtaattttcaaaagtttggtagatataaaatgataaaaatgcgtccgaatcaatttttcaaacttttacgttcaaagtgcaaaatttcacaaattttccaatatttcctgaaaatttccaaaatttcaaaacataatttataGATTAAAACATGTCTGAAAACTTATTCAtaccaattattaaaattttatcgttcaaaatagaaaatttcataaaatttccaatatttcctgaaaattttcaaaattctgaaacatACTTTCGAAAAGTGTAACAagtgaaaattgataaaatcttATTCGTACCAATTGCGCAAACTTTCAcgttcaaaatataaaatttcataaagtttccaatatttcttgaaaatttccaaaatttcgaaacaatttttaaaagtttgatcgatataaaatgataaaaatgtgTCCGAaccaatttttcaaatttttacgttcaaagtacaaaatttcataAGGTTTCcaatatttcctgaaaatttccaaaatttcatagaTAAAAAATTCACTTACCGTCTTCGAATTTGTTGTCAAATGAGTATGTTGTGGTGGAAACTGGTGGAGACTCCTTGGGCTTACTTTCAGTATTCATAGACTCCCGAACTTCGCGGAAGTCCGGATTGAGCTTGAGATAGTAATCGGTAACAACATCCGGATCTCCTGTTTCTATGGCTGTTTTGCATGAATCAAGGGCGTCTCGCATCTGACGCTGACTCTCCTGCAACTGCGTTATCATGGCCTTCATCTGGCTGATCTGAAGCTGAGTATCCTGCAGCTGAACTGTCAAATCATCGAGTTCTTTGGTATTTTTGTCATATTCCTTGGACAAATTCATCTCTTCGTCCTTGAGGCTCTGCAATTGCGAACGCCTAGCGTCCACTTCAGCCTCTTGCTCCCTAATTGTCTCTTCCTGTTTCACACATTgctcattgatttttttcacttgttcCTGAAACAAAAAGCGGTTCTGCTTGAGCTTTCAGAACTTCgagagttgatttttttctcgatttttgttcgaaatctattaaaaatatgcaaacTTTAGTTGATTGACGTTGGCGGCGTTACAGTCTATGGCTACACAAAAACTCgcaaaaaataagcaaaatagttttaaaaatcgtttttcaaaagtttttaaagttatcccaaatctaaataaaaaattccacaatttttcatgaaaatttcaaatttaaaatattgaaattttgagttttttttttaattttgtagaCTTTTTCTTCGAGGaatgtacttaaaaaaaaaaaaacaaagccaAATGCACTTtcatatcaattaaaaaatcctttacgcgaaaaatggaaaatttcacaacttttcatgaaaatttcataatgtttgaagaatttaaatttaaatttgaatttgagaAAGAGAAATTGCTTAAAGTGTTCCCCGTCTTAATTGAGCAACATTCAATATGTGAAACGCAAAAATTCAACTGcaataacattctaaaatttttctcaaattttgaattttgaaaaattttcggcaacttttcatgaaaatttcttttaaaaaatcatttctatGTAAATATatcaagtaaatatttttttacaaaaggaGTAAAGTTTCActgataaaatgtaaaatttcataaaatttcataaaaatgtcgtaaaattgcaactaattaaattttttctttgaaatatttgatattACTGAAAAGAGTATTTTTGatcttctaaaaaaaactaatgaatCTTTCACTAGGATCTTTAGGAAGCGAAGGAGTGATTCACAAGAAATTAGAGTGGCTCAAGTTTATTGTTccccaaaaaaatatatgagaacCCTGAGTTCTCTGAAagaatgaattttgaatttgtgcTTCACCGGATTTCCTGTAAGTCCCTTGACAAACGTACGCGTTTTCCGAGAtccctgaaaaaataaatgGGTTCCCCTGgctccctgaaaaaatacacgaattccccgggttccctgaaaaatacaTGGGTCCCTCGGGTTCCCTGTAGGTCCCCTGACAAAATGTATGCGTTCCCCGAGATccccaaaaaaatatatgggttccccgggttgcctgaaaaatatataggtCCCTCGGGTTCCCTGTAGGTCCCCTGAAAAAAGAAAttagttccccgggttccttgaaaaaaataaatgggttTCCCGGACTCCctgaaaaaaatacatgagctccccgggttccctgaaaaaatagatGGGTTCTCTGAAGAAatacatgggttccccgggttgcctgaaaaatatatgggtccCTCGGGTTCCCTGTAGGTCCCCTGACAAAATGTATGCGTTCCCCGAGATCCCCAAAAAAATActtgggttccccgggttccctgaagaaatacatgggttccccgggttgcCTGAAAAATACATGGGTCCCTCGGGTTCCCTGTAGGTCCCCTGACAAAATATATGCGTTTCCCGAgatccctaaaaaaaaataaatgggttCCCCCGACTCCCTGAAAAAAAtgcatgagttccccgggttccctgtaGGTCCCCTGgcaaaatgtatgagttccccgggttccctgaaaaaatagatgggttccccgggttgcCTGAAAAATACATGGGTCCCTCGGATTCCCTGTAGGTCCCCTGACAAAATGTATGCGTTCCCCGAGatccctaaaaaaatatatatatgggTTCCTCGGGCCCCCtgaaaaatacatgggttccccgggATCCCTGTGGGTCCCCTGACAAAATGTATGAGTTTCCTGGGTTCCCTGGAAAAATACACAGGTTGCCTGATATATCGGTTCCTccggttccctgaaaaaatatatttgttctCTAGGTTCCTCGAGAATTCCCTAGCCAATTACAATCTTCACACGatgactttttaaaataaagaaaatgaccATTTGGTCAAAAACGTTTCTGCAAAgttttgatcttcaaaaatttgcaaactttgcaaaatatattcattattcattaaaaaatcttaaaaaaatttacatttcatttttcactttgaaatgcaaagaaaaaatgcaaagtgcaaagaaaaaatgcaaagtgcaaagaaaatttaaaaataaaaaaataataaagtttcTCACTTAAAGCTGAACCAAGAAAgctttgtgaatttttttcttcactttctaGGACATTCTTAGTTCGTGAAATCTCCGCCAGTAGCGCAAGATAATTTTCGACATAAACCTGGAAACTTTGCAATTCAATCGAAACCTAAAGAACTCCAATTGAAACTTTGCAATTATTTGCAGTATTTgttctttaataaaaaagaatatgtaataaaaattacGTATGATTTTATGTTTAGGTTTAGataattattgtaaaaaaaaattttgcaaagcgcaaagtgcaaagtaaaaaatctcaaaatgttGTATTTCAAcctgaaataaaaatatgtgGTCAGAATATTTTTGTACTTTCTAGTCTAGAATATCTGTAATTAGTAGAATCTCCGCTGGTAGCGCTGAAGTCATCTTTcagtaaacataacctcaaaaaatttaaaaatcagaaaaaaaaactgaatgaaAACTAACCTGCAGATCATTGAGTCGCTTCTGAGCCTCGACTTTCTGATGTTCCAGTTGCTTCAGCGTAGCCGTCAGCGTGTCCATCTCCTTCTGCAGACTCCTAATCTCCCCCGTCTTGATCACAATGTCCGCCGCCCTCTGAGACATTTCCCTCTCCAGAGCTCTCCTTTCCGTCACAATCTTCTCAATCTCCTCAGCCATCATCTTCAGCTCCGGATTCGAGTAGGCCGGCTCTGGTGTCTTGGAAGGCATCAGAGCCGGCGCCTCAGCCACCTGAGTAGGCTTTGCCCTCAGACTCGGAGGTACCATATTGGGCGCCAGGACATTTGGTGGATCAATCCCACGTTTCTTACGATCCACCAGCCACAGAGCCAGAGCAAATTGCTCAGAGGTCAACTTTCCTGTCTGATTGGTGTCACAGAGAGCCCAGATGTGCGCCAGGCAGATCTGAGACACTCCCGACTGCAGGAAAATGTCCTTGATCTCAGACCCCGAAACCAGGCCATCGTTGTCCAGATCGCTTCGCTTGAAGATCTGATCGAAATTCCTCTTTTCCTCAGCCGAAACCACCCAATCCGGCTCTGCGGGCTTCACCACTGGCCCATCTGACAGCAGATTCAGATTCGACAGAGCCGGAGAAGTCCTGGCCACATCCGCCAGCAGCGCCGCCGCGGGCAATGGCGGAACCACGGGAGGCGCTGGCGGAGGTGCCAGATCCGTTGGGAATTGCGCAAAGAGCTCAGGCTCCTCGGCAACTGGAGCTGGAGCTGCCACAGATGACTTCATCATGCTCTTCTTGAGAGCTGTGGGCAGCCTAGCTGGAATGTGACGCTTCTGCAGAGCATGATAGACGAGATGCATCGCCTGCAAGGGACGCGCAACTTTCTATCAGTTTCCCCCTTCTGCCTTTTCCCCCATGAAATTTCGAATCTTATTGAGACTaaacaatatttcttttccGATAAGAAGAGTATCATTGGAACGCAATTGCAAAACTCTATCTTGgacaaatatttgattttatttgaaaaacacGAAAGGTCTTCAGCGATTTCTTTGTAAATAATAGAAGCTTAGGTGATAGTgaagataaaaaatataaaacagttTCTTcagctttaaagaaaaataggaTTGTAGGTCAGTTCATAATTCTTTGCGTAAATCTCTTtggaatgaaatattaaaaaaaagtaatacatttgtctcaaaagaaaataaaagaaaaattgccaa
Proteins encoded in this window:
- the LOC129800393 gene encoding epidermal growth factor receptor substrate 15-like 1 isoform X3 → MSGPSNLAQVAGKHVAIYEAYYKLANPKGNPSIGAMDAARFLKKSTLSDVVLSRIWDLSDPQGRGYLDKAGFYTALKFVALAQAGEDINIENIYTDTQNPPKVGAIPKIPPQVPPPAASMLHDESAEWAMTPADEAKYQEKFNSLNPVGGLLPGNQVKGVLMNSKLPVDTLGKIWDLADQDRDGSLDIYEFSVAMHLVYHALQKRHIPARLPTALKKSMMKSSVAAPAPVAEEPELFAQFPTDLAPPPAPPVVPPLPAAALLADVARTSPALSNLNLLSDGPVVKPAEPDWVVSAEEKRNFDQIFKRSDLDNDGLVSGSEIKDIFLQSGVSQICLAHIWALCDTNQTGKLTSEQFALALWLVDRKKRGIDPPNVLAPNMVPPSLRAKPTQVAEAPALMPSKTPEPAYSNPELKMMAEEIEKIVTERRALEREMSQRAADIVIKTGEIRSLQKEMDTLTATLKQLEHQKVEAQKRLNDLQEQVKKINEQCVKQEETIREQEAEVDARRSQLQSLKDEEMNLSKEYDKNTKELDDLTVQLQDTQLQISQMKAMITQLQESQRQMRDALDSCKTAIETGDPDVVTDYYLKLNPDFREVRESMNTESKPKESPPVSTTTYSFDNKFEDDPFKPKTTDTWADTSGFDDSFDTPFNGQSKTHSDAFGDAFGGSGSADTNVTSSDTKDKFDEDPFAILHAPTTGGGNVHTNIAPSSQLAYRSTSPIPALPPKKSKQPPPRPAPPKSIQSKVKTFESESNDFANFADFNK
- the LOC129800393 gene encoding epidermal growth factor receptor substrate 15-like 1 isoform X2: MSGPSNLAQVAGKHVAIYEAYYKLANPKGNPSIGAMDAARFLKKSTLSDVVLSRIWDLSDPQGRGYLDKAGFYTALKFVALAQAGEDINIENIYTDTQNPPKVGAIPKIPPQVPPPAASMLHDESAEWAMTPADEAKYQEKFNSLNPVGGLLPGNQVKGVLMNSKLPVDTLGKIWDLADQDRDGSLDIYEFSVAMHLVYHALQKRHIPARLPTALKKSMMKSSVAAPAPVAEEPELFAQFPTDLAPPPAPPVVPPLPAAALLADVARTSPALSNLNLLSDGPVVKPAEPDWVVSAEEKRNFDQIFKRSDLDNDGLVSGSEIKDIFLQSGVSQICLAHIWALCDTNQTGKLTSEQFALALWLVDRKKRGIDPPNVLAPNMVPPSLRAKPTQVAEAPALMPSKTPEPAYSNPELKMMAEEIEKIVTERRALEREMSQRAADIVIKTGEIRSLQKEMDTLTATLKQLEHQKVEAQKRLNDLQEQVKKINEQCVKQEETIREQEAEVDARRSQLQSLKDEEMNLSKEYDKNTKELDDLTVQLQDTQLQISQMKAMITQLQESQRQMRDALDSCKTAIETGDPDVVTDYYLKLNPDFREVRESMNTESKPKESPPVSTTTYSFDNKFEDDPFKPKTTDTWADTSGFDDSFDTPFNGQSKTHSDAFGDAFGGSGSADTNVTSSDTKDKFDEDPFAILHAPTTGGGNVHTNIAPSSQLAYRSTSPIPALPPKKSKQPPPRPAPPKSIQSKVKTFESESNDFANFADFNKFF
- the LOC129800393 gene encoding epidermal growth factor receptor substrate 15-like 1 isoform X1, with translation MSGPSNLAQVAGKHVAIYEAYYKLANPKGNPSIGAMDAARFLKKSTLSDVVLSRIWDLSDPQGRGYLDKAGFYTALKFVALAQAGEDINIENIYTDTQNPPKVGAIPKIPPQVPPPAASMLHDESAEWAMTPADEAKYQEKFNSLNPVGGLLPGNQVKGVLMNSKLPVDTLGKIWDLADQDRDGSLDIYEFSVAMHLVYHALQKRHIPARLPTALKKSMMKSSVAAPAPVAEEPELFAQFPTDLAPPPAPPVVPPLPAAALLADVARTSPALSNLNLLSDGPVVKPAEPDWVVSAEEKRNFDQIFKRSDLDNDGLVSGSEIKDIFLQSGVSQICLAHIWALCDTNQTGKLTSEQFALALWLVDRKKRGIDPPNVLAPNMVPPSLRAKPTQVAEAPALMPSKTPEPAYSNPELKMMAEEIEKIVTERRALEREMSQRAADIVIKTGEIRSLQKEMDTLTATLKQLEHQKVEAQKRLNDLQEQVKKINEQCVKQEETIREQEAEVDARRSQLQSLKDEEMNLSKEYDKNTKELDDLTVQLQDTQLQISQMKAMITQLQESQRQMRDALDSCKTAIETGDPDVVTDYYLKLNPDFREVRESMNTESKPKESPPVSTTTYSFDNKFEDDPFKPKTTDTWADTSGFDDSFDTPFNGQSKTHSDAFGDAFGGSGSADTNVTSSDTKDKFDEDPFAILHAPTTGGGNVHTNIAPSSQLAYRSTSPIPALPPKKSKQPPPRPAPPKSIQSKVKTFESESNDFANFADFNKHANDFSDDPFKNYRYEDPFHIADPFAEASNDGKEPISHVLEGMHPIKIQK
- the LOC129800393 gene encoding epidermal growth factor receptor substrate 15-like 1 isoform X4; its protein translation is MSGPSNLAQVAGKHVAIYEAYYKLANPKGNPSIGAMDAARFLKKSTLSDVVLSRIWDLSDPQGRGYLDKAGFYTALKFVALAQAGEDINIENIYTDTQNPPKVGAIPKIPPQVPPPAASMLHDESAEWAMTPADEAKYQEKFNSLNPVGGLLPGNQVKGVLMNSKLPVDTLGKIWDLADQDRDGSLDIYEFSVAMHLVYHALQKRHIPARLPTALKKSMMKSSVAAPAPVAEEPELFAQFPTDLAPPPAPPVVPPLPAAALLADVARTSPALSNLNLLSDGPVVKPAEPDWVVSAEEKRNFDQIFKRSDLDNDGLVSGSEIKDIFLQSGVSQICLAHIWALCDTNQTGKLTSEQFALALWLVDRKKRGIDPPNVLAPNMVPPSLRAKPTQVAEAPALMPSKTPEPAYSNPELKMMAEEIEKIVTERRALEREMSQRAADIVIKTGEIRSLQKEMDTLTATLKQLEHQKVEAQKRLNDLQEQVKKINEQCVKQEETIREQEAEVDARRSQLQSLKDEEMNLSKEYDKNTKELDDLTVQLQDTQLQISQMKAMITQLQESQRQMRDALDSCKTAIETGDPDVVTDYYLKLNPDFREVRESMNTESKPKESPPVSTTTYSFDNKFEDDPFKPKTTDTWADTSGFDDSFDTPFNGQSKTHSDAFGDAFGGSGSADTNVTSSDTKDKFDEDPFAILHAPTTGGGNVHTNIAPSSQLAYRSTSPIPALPPKKSKQPPPRPAPPKSIQ